A section of the Verrucomicrobium sp. GAS474 genome encodes:
- a CDS encoding histidine kinase, with translation MPLASFLTRPAGPASMIRSLWRWQLVCWLAFLLFEQVLFGTFFPMWGQRLPITVGFALALGLWTTAIEFVYRAIWPPAGNPTNFLRTVLFSLVACLPISVVEMDISPHLYRAVGADPELIYSLCFIESARISSYLFWFGTPFVWCLSRFFFLEWTERLRQEREAARTLIASQHRELSLLRSQLNVHFLFNALNSLIAYADYDPKQLKPLVHAMSDYLRFCLEAREEKAPLQQEIDAVGNYLKIEHLRHLDALVYEIDCTPEAAGTHAPIPILQPLIENALRYGLKTSPRPLRIRVTARVEDGHLHAEIANTGKWLPGGKSDSTGVGLANLRRKLDLLYPDRSRLTHESEAGDGWVRARIILPVD, from the coding sequence ATGCCCCTCGCCTCGTTCCTCACCCGGCCCGCCGGTCCGGCCTCGATGATCCGTTCCCTCTGGCGGTGGCAGCTCGTCTGCTGGCTCGCGTTCCTCCTTTTCGAGCAGGTCCTCTTCGGCACCTTCTTCCCGATGTGGGGCCAGCGGCTTCCGATCACCGTCGGCTTCGCCCTCGCCCTCGGCCTCTGGACCACGGCGATCGAGTTTGTCTACCGCGCCATCTGGCCCCCCGCGGGAAACCCGACGAACTTCCTCCGCACCGTCCTCTTCTCCCTCGTCGCCTGCCTTCCGATCTCCGTCGTCGAGATGGACATCAGCCCCCACCTCTACCGCGCCGTCGGGGCCGATCCCGAACTCATCTACTCCCTCTGCTTCATCGAGAGCGCCCGCATCTCCTCCTACCTCTTCTGGTTCGGCACCCCCTTCGTCTGGTGCCTCTCCCGCTTCTTCTTCCTCGAGTGGACCGAACGCCTCCGGCAGGAGCGCGAGGCCGCCCGCACCCTCATCGCCTCGCAGCACCGGGAGCTCTCCCTCCTCCGCTCCCAGCTCAACGTCCATTTCCTCTTCAACGCCCTCAACTCCCTCATCGCCTACGCCGACTACGATCCGAAGCAGCTGAAGCCCCTCGTCCACGCCATGTCGGACTACCTCCGCTTCTGCCTCGAGGCCCGCGAGGAGAAAGCCCCCCTCCAGCAGGAGATCGACGCCGTCGGGAATTACCTGAAGATCGAGCACCTCCGCCACCTCGACGCCCTCGTCTACGAGATCGATTGCACCCCCGAGGCCGCCGGGACCCACGCCCCGATCCCGATCCTCCAGCCCCTCATCGAAAACGCGCTCCGCTACGGCCTGAAGACCTCCCCCCGCCCCCTGCGGATCCGGGTCACCGCCCGCGTCGAGGACGGCCACCTCCACGCCGAGATCGCGAACACCGGGAAATGGCTCCCCGGGGGCAAGTCGGACTCGACCGGCGTCGGCCTCGCCAACCTGCGGCGGAAGCTCGACCTCCTCTACCCGGACCGCTCCAGGCTGACCCATGAGAGCGAAGCCGGGGACGGCTGGGTCCGCGCCCGGATCATCCTCCCCGTCGATTAG
- a CDS encoding phosphopantothenoylcysteine decarboxylase yields MHIVITCGPAYAPIDSVRRITNTSSGRLGAILSDFFLSRGHAVTCFRGEGATFRGVSEGVKIHEFGTNDDLEKALAKLAASGARVDAVLHAAALCDFGIETVRDEAGHPVQGSKLPSRVEGYTLRLKPLPKVIHRLRALFPDAYLIGWKYEMEGNHERIAALGRRQIDESRTNLCVLNGPGWDESGGFGMVGADGAVEEARDFVALAASLMWRIEGL; encoded by the coding sequence ATGCACATCGTCATCACCTGTGGTCCGGCTTATGCCCCCATCGATTCGGTACGCCGGATCACGAACACCTCGTCGGGGCGGCTGGGGGCGATCCTCTCCGATTTCTTTCTCTCGCGCGGTCATGCGGTGACCTGTTTCCGTGGGGAAGGGGCGACGTTCCGAGGGGTCTCCGAAGGGGTGAAGATCCACGAATTCGGGACGAACGACGACCTGGAGAAGGCGCTGGCGAAGCTGGCGGCCTCGGGGGCGCGGGTCGACGCGGTCCTCCATGCGGCGGCGTTGTGCGATTTCGGGATCGAGACGGTCCGGGACGAGGCGGGCCATCCCGTCCAGGGGAGCAAGCTGCCGAGCCGGGTCGAGGGCTACACGCTGCGGCTGAAGCCGCTGCCGAAGGTGATCCACCGCCTCCGCGCCCTCTTCCCCGACGCCTACCTCATCGGCTGGAAGTACGAGATGGAGGGGAACCACGAGCGGATCGCCGCCCTGGGCCGCCGCCAGATCGACGAATCTCGGACGAATCTCTGCGTCCTGAACGGCCCGGGCTGGGATGAATCGGGCGGCTTCGGGATGGTCGGCGCCGACGGCGCGGTCGAGGAGGCGCGGGATTTCGTCGCGCTGGCCGCCAGCCTGATGTGGCGGATCGAGGGGTTGTAG
- the tadA gene encoding tRNA adenosine(34) deaminase TadA gives MPRDENDLPDPDESHGHSGEGENEDEIFFDSRFMEEALRLARKAGAKEEVPVGAIIVREGQIIARAYNQVELLKDATAHAEMIALTQAQEAVGDWRLTDCTLYVTKEPCPMCAGAIVHTRLRRVVFGIGDPKAGALGGAFNLLDLKGLNHTCLVTPGFRAEESLSLLRQFFKERRG, from the coding sequence ATGCCCCGGGACGAAAACGATCTCCCCGACCCCGACGAGAGCCACGGCCATTCCGGGGAAGGCGAAAACGAGGACGAAATCTTCTTCGATTCCCGCTTCATGGAAGAGGCCCTCCGCCTCGCCCGCAAGGCGGGGGCCAAGGAGGAGGTCCCCGTCGGCGCAATCATCGTCCGCGAGGGGCAGATCATCGCCCGCGCCTATAACCAGGTCGAGCTCCTGAAGGACGCCACCGCCCACGCGGAGATGATCGCCCTCACCCAGGCCCAGGAAGCCGTCGGCGACTGGCGGCTGACCGACTGCACCCTCTACGTCACGAAAGAGCCCTGCCCCATGTGCGCCGGGGCCATCGTCCACACCCGCCTGCGGCGCGTCGTCTTCGGCATCGGCGACCCGAAGGCCGGGGCCCTCGGCGGCGCCTTCAACCTCCTCGACCTGAAGGGCCTCAACCACACGTGCCTCGTCACCCCCGGCTTCCGCGCCGAGGAATCGCTCTCCCTCCTCCGCCAGTTCTTCAAGGAACGCCGGGGATAG
- a CDS encoding LuxR C-terminal-related transcriptional regulator, with product MQGRVDRAAGREKVYQLWDALSSYPTARTDQALHHLLDTVSTWIGADNAQWIGAIRPAHLRISEDYLLGWRMAAQRLLHPPTPAQLALFAEIRRQSREGPVDAGMTTHATVARAGTFRVHRLHDGVRNGFVDFAAFRQTSHYRLFYEKLGVRDRLWIAFPLNEDAESYILFDRTQSPRFTQAEAALAASALRGLRWFHLRLFLDRGLLVGDKALTPMQRRVVHGLLTGKEEKAVAAELGQSPATTHKHVEAVYRALGVNSRAALMALWLAGR from the coding sequence ATGCAGGGGAGAGTCGACAGGGCTGCAGGTCGGGAAAAAGTCTATCAACTGTGGGACGCGCTTTCGTCCTATCCCACCGCCCGCACCGATCAGGCCCTCCATCACCTCCTCGACACGGTCTCCACCTGGATCGGTGCCGATAACGCCCAGTGGATCGGCGCGATCCGTCCCGCCCACCTCCGCATCAGTGAAGACTACCTCCTCGGCTGGCGCATGGCCGCCCAGCGCCTCCTCCATCCGCCCACCCCCGCGCAGCTCGCCCTCTTCGCCGAGATCCGCCGCCAGAGCAGAGAGGGTCCGGTCGACGCCGGGATGACGACCCACGCCACCGTCGCCCGGGCAGGAACCTTTCGCGTCCACCGCCTCCATGACGGCGTCCGGAACGGCTTTGTCGATTTCGCCGCCTTTCGCCAAACCTCCCACTATCGCCTCTTTTACGAGAAGCTCGGCGTCCGCGACCGCCTCTGGATCGCCTTCCCGCTCAACGAAGATGCCGAATCGTACATCCTCTTCGACCGGACGCAGTCACCCCGCTTCACGCAGGCCGAGGCCGCCCTCGCCGCCTCCGCCCTGCGCGGGCTCCGCTGGTTCCACCTCCGCCTCTTCCTCGACCGCGGCCTCCTCGTCGGAGACAAGGCCCTCACCCCCATGCAGCGCCGCGTCGTCCACGGCCTCCTCACCGGGAAGGAAGAAAAGGCCGTCGCCGCCGAACTCGGCCAAAGCCCCGCCACCACCCACAAGCACGTCGAAGCCGTCTACCGCGCCCTCGGCGTCAACAGCCGTGCCGCCCTGATGGCCCTCTGGCTGGCGGGGCGCTAA
- a CDS encoding autotransporter outer membrane beta-barrel domain-containing protein, giving the protein MTISTPGTTANEIHVGGANLLVGAAGSLQAGLIETYNGAAVTIAGSVTASMFYVDATSTTTIATGGTLNVTGFFQLDSGSTLILGDGVIFAPAQFQLNNLTASASLTVNGNDTATISSGISDVSGAVPIFKKGTGTLILSGASTYSGATSVGAGTLQVDGSITSNSIVLSGATLRGAGTVANVTVNSGGTLAAGSASAVGTLTVGDLTLNSGSITALRANGTPSSDQIHATGNITLDGTLKVTPGSGVLNGDTVTLLKADGTLSGTYASVVNSLGNALTFTPNYTAGAGGSVSVTAVQNSFTSFAGNANQSAIARNLDKVVGDSRANALLTALNALPGTSLPAAFTLISPIQQATVSTTSLANSRVAIGTLQSRMDNIRFGSTGLSLSQINLLDDDLPASALLAGTDMSVGQGVKVLAPTPKNRWGFFAATNGNFGDIDGQTVQSSYHGYGGTLGADYRLARSFAVGFAAGYDYSKTEFDNSGSKSTVNTVRFGPYATWQDTLGDWVNGYAGGAHHWYDSDRQGFGGMAQSNTTGLEFNSGLKYGHDFKTGKNKEWTLTPSFALDYTRLNIDDYTESGSLAPLSVQEQTVDSFRSTLGGTAAYGFTWKNIGWTPYVSTGWAHELLDASQTVSARFASGAGDLFSATGDNLGHDSATFGVGLRTALTDTLSATISYNGEANDRYQNHSFNAAVRVTF; this is encoded by the coding sequence GTGACGATTTCGACCCCCGGCACCACGGCCAACGAAATCCATGTGGGCGGAGCAAACCTCCTTGTCGGCGCGGCGGGCAGCTTGCAAGCGGGCCTCATCGAGACATACAACGGTGCCGCTGTCACCATTGCGGGCTCCGTCACCGCAAGCATGTTCTACGTCGATGCCACCAGCACCACCACGATCGCGACGGGAGGAACCCTCAACGTCACCGGCTTCTTCCAACTCGACAGCGGCAGCACCCTCATCCTCGGCGACGGCGTCATCTTCGCCCCGGCGCAATTCCAGTTGAACAACTTGACGGCCTCGGCGTCCCTCACCGTCAACGGAAACGACACGGCGACGATTTCATCGGGGATCTCCGATGTCTCAGGCGCCGTCCCGATCTTCAAGAAAGGCACCGGCACCCTCATCCTCAGCGGAGCCAGCACCTATTCCGGAGCGACGTCGGTGGGGGCCGGAACCCTCCAGGTCGACGGCTCCATCACCTCCAATTCCATCGTTCTTTCCGGCGCCACCCTGCGGGGTGCGGGCACGGTCGCCAACGTCACCGTCAACAGCGGCGGCACCCTCGCCGCCGGAAGCGCCTCCGCCGTCGGCACCCTGACCGTCGGAGACTTGACGCTCAACAGCGGCAGCATCACCGCCCTGCGGGCGAACGGCACCCCCTCTTCCGACCAGATCCACGCCACCGGCAACATCACCCTCGACGGCACCCTCAAGGTCACCCCCGGCAGCGGTGTCCTCAACGGCGACACTGTCACCCTCCTGAAGGCCGACGGCACCCTCAGCGGCACCTACGCCTCCGTCGTTAACAGCCTCGGCAACGCCCTCACCTTCACCCCGAATTACACGGCGGGAGCCGGAGGCTCGGTCAGCGTCACTGCGGTCCAAAACTCCTTTACCTCCTTCGCGGGGAACGCGAACCAGAGCGCCATCGCCCGGAACCTCGACAAGGTCGTCGGCGACTCCCGCGCCAACGCCCTCCTCACCGCATTGAACGCCCTGCCGGGAACGAGTCTCCCCGCCGCCTTCACCCTCATCAGCCCGATCCAGCAGGCCACCGTCTCCACCACCTCCCTCGCGAACAGCCGCGTCGCCATCGGCACGCTGCAGAGCCGGATGGACAACATCCGCTTCGGCTCGACCGGCCTATCGCTCAGCCAGATCAATCTCCTCGACGACGATCTCCCCGCCTCGGCGCTCCTCGCCGGAACGGACATGAGCGTCGGCCAAGGCGTAAAAGTGTTGGCTCCCACGCCCAAAAACAGATGGGGCTTCTTCGCGGCGACAAACGGCAACTTCGGCGACATTGATGGCCAGACCGTCCAGTCGAGCTACCACGGCTACGGCGGCACGCTGGGGGCCGACTACCGCCTCGCCCGCTCCTTCGCCGTCGGCTTCGCGGCGGGCTATGATTACTCCAAGACCGAGTTCGACAACTCGGGCTCGAAGAGCACGGTGAACACCGTCCGCTTCGGCCCTTACGCCACGTGGCAGGACACGCTCGGCGATTGGGTCAACGGCTACGCAGGCGGTGCCCATCACTGGTACGACTCGGATCGGCAAGGCTTCGGCGGCATGGCACAGAGCAACACGACGGGTCTCGAATTCAACAGCGGCCTCAAGTACGGGCATGACTTCAAGACGGGCAAAAACAAGGAATGGACGCTGACGCCGAGCTTCGCCCTCGATTACACCCGCCTGAATATCGACGACTACACGGAGAGCGGCTCGCTCGCGCCTCTTTCCGTTCAGGAACAGACCGTCGACTCCTTCCGCAGCACCCTCGGTGGCACGGCGGCCTACGGCTTCACGTGGAAGAACATCGGCTGGACACCCTACGTCAGCACCGGCTGGGCGCATGAGTTGCTCGACGCTTCGCAAACCGTCAGCGCCCGCTTCGCTTCCGGCGCGGGCGATCTCTTCAGCGCGACGGGCGACAATCTGGGCCACGACAGCGCCACCTTCGGCGTGGGCCTCCGCACGGCGTTGACCGATACCTTGTCGGCGACGATTTCCTACAACGGCGAGGCGAATGACCGCTATCAGAATCACTCGTTCAATGCCGCGGTAAGGGTGACGTTTTAA
- the mpl gene encoding UDP-N-acetylmuramate:L-alanyl-gamma-D-glutamyl-meso-diaminopimelate ligase yields the protein MSGPFLHAISGTPTAPGGERRHLRFHFIGICGTAMGAVAAMLKDQGHTVTGSDQSVYPPMSTFLEGKGIKTDSGFSADHLPADKDTIIVVGNAISRGNPELEAALDEKRLYLSLPETLKYFFLRQSHNLVVTGTHGKTTTTSLLAWLFQHAGKEPSYLIGGLPKNFTEGCRKQDGKHWILEGDEYDTAFFDKRSKFLHYLPELVIINNVEFDHADIYENLAAIQLSFRRLVRIVPRNGIILVNADDPSALEVVKESPAPLLEVGFGPNAGARIGDVAYFPDRSEFTLFGHRFTVPLSGEFNVRNAAMAVAAAHFYHIPLETLAQGLAAFEGIRRRQDVRGVKNGVTVIDDFGHHPTAIRETLKGLRHQYPGRRLWAIFEPRSNTTRRAVFQQSLPEALGEADGVFVAQVAALEQIAVADRLNPEKVVSDIAAMGKPAHYSANADTIVAGLVPLLQHNDVVVVFSNGGFGGIHEKLLQAI from the coding sequence ATGAGCGGCCCCTTCCTCCACGCGATTTCCGGCACCCCCACCGCCCCCGGCGGCGAACGACGGCACCTCCGTTTCCACTTCATCGGAATCTGCGGGACGGCGATGGGCGCGGTCGCCGCGATGCTGAAGGACCAGGGCCACACCGTCACCGGCTCCGACCAGAGCGTCTACCCGCCGATGTCGACCTTCCTCGAGGGCAAGGGAATCAAAACCGACAGCGGCTTCTCCGCCGACCACCTCCCCGCCGACAAGGACACCATCATCGTCGTCGGCAACGCGATCAGCCGCGGCAATCCCGAGCTCGAGGCCGCGCTCGACGAGAAGCGCCTCTACCTCTCGCTCCCCGAGACGCTGAAGTACTTCTTCCTCCGCCAGAGCCACAACCTCGTCGTCACCGGGACGCACGGCAAGACGACCACCACCTCCCTCCTCGCCTGGCTCTTCCAGCACGCCGGGAAGGAGCCTTCCTACCTCATCGGCGGCCTGCCGAAGAACTTCACCGAGGGCTGCCGGAAGCAGGACGGCAAGCATTGGATCCTCGAGGGGGACGAGTACGACACCGCGTTCTTCGACAAGCGGAGCAAGTTCCTCCACTACCTCCCCGAGCTCGTCATCATCAACAACGTCGAGTTCGACCACGCCGACATCTACGAGAACCTCGCCGCGATCCAGCTCTCCTTCAGGCGCCTCGTCCGCATCGTCCCCCGCAACGGCATCATCCTCGTCAACGCCGACGACCCGAGCGCCCTCGAAGTCGTGAAGGAAAGCCCCGCGCCGCTCCTCGAGGTCGGCTTCGGGCCGAACGCCGGGGCGCGGATCGGCGACGTCGCCTACTTCCCCGACCGGAGCGAGTTCACCCTCTTCGGCCACCGCTTCACCGTCCCCCTCTCCGGCGAGTTCAACGTCCGCAACGCCGCCATGGCCGTCGCCGCCGCCCACTTCTACCACATCCCGCTCGAGACCCTCGCGCAGGGCCTCGCCGCGTTCGAGGGGATCCGCCGACGCCAGGACGTGCGCGGGGTGAAGAACGGCGTCACCGTCATCGACGACTTCGGCCACCACCCGACGGCGATCCGCGAGACCCTGAAGGGCCTCCGCCACCAGTATCCGGGCCGACGCCTCTGGGCGATCTTCGAGCCGCGGAGCAACACCACGCGCCGCGCCGTCTTCCAGCAGAGCCTCCCCGAGGCCCTCGGCGAGGCCGACGGCGTCTTCGTCGCCCAGGTCGCGGCGCTGGAGCAGATCGCCGTCGCCGACCGGCTGAACCCCGAGAAGGTCGTCTCCGACATCGCCGCGATGGGGAAGCCCGCCCACTACTCGGCCAATGCCGACACCATCGTCGCCGGCCTCGTCCCCCTCCTCCAGCACAACGACGTCGTCGTCGTCTTCAGCAACGGCGGCTTCGGCGGCATCCACGAGAAGCTGCTCCAGGCGATCTAA
- a CDS encoding glycosyltransferase — MPPALFLDVSSTARHRVQTGVQRVVRGLHGEIANRGGAGMGDGNPVRPVGWSNSFLSYCTLREEEYRNLVDPFGSRKKKGPSSRPDLLHNPYPWSKTFRWLFQALHRIAVPDRVGEGGWLLVPEIFQDKRIEYFAANLPLQRGKSAALYYDALAWSSPEFFLPGSNPRFTDYLAALARFDLVVSDSREAEAELIRFWEANDIAATRTCTLPLPMPLGNDEARPVPGEAAAAHARRRLLVVATLEPRKNHLRLLEACRLLWEQGHAFSLDLVGRSLGAGSAAVVAEIERLRAAGRPLTWHAHIDDAGLARAYAESSFTVFPSLREGFGLPILESLWHGRPCLCSAAGALGEVAEGGGCLTEGIEAANTASLAHGIERLLSDPALHARLFAEAAARPFRRWGDYARELTALLEQHR; from the coding sequence ATGCCTCCCGCCCTCTTCCTCGACGTCAGCAGCACCGCGCGGCACCGCGTCCAGACCGGCGTCCAGCGGGTCGTCCGAGGCCTCCACGGGGAGATCGCGAACCGGGGGGGTGCCGGCATGGGCGACGGCAACCCCGTCCGCCCCGTCGGCTGGAGCAATTCGTTCCTCTCCTACTGCACCCTGCGGGAGGAGGAATACCGGAACCTCGTCGATCCCTTCGGAAGCAGGAAGAAGAAGGGCCCCTCCTCCCGGCCCGATCTCCTCCACAATCCCTACCCGTGGTCGAAGACCTTCCGGTGGCTCTTCCAGGCGCTCCACCGGATCGCCGTTCCCGACCGGGTCGGGGAGGGCGGCTGGCTCCTCGTCCCCGAGATCTTCCAGGACAAGCGGATCGAATACTTCGCCGCGAACCTCCCGCTGCAGCGGGGGAAATCGGCGGCGCTCTACTACGACGCCCTCGCGTGGTCGTCGCCCGAATTCTTCCTCCCCGGATCCAACCCCCGCTTCACCGACTACCTCGCCGCCCTCGCCCGCTTCGACCTCGTCGTCTCCGACTCCCGCGAAGCCGAGGCCGAACTGATCCGGTTCTGGGAGGCGAACGACATCGCCGCGACCCGCACCTGCACCCTTCCCCTCCCGATGCCGCTGGGGAACGACGAGGCCCGCCCCGTGCCGGGCGAGGCCGCCGCCGCCCACGCCCGGCGGCGGCTCCTCGTCGTCGCCACCCTGGAGCCGCGCAAGAACCACCTCCGCCTCCTCGAGGCCTGCCGCCTGCTGTGGGAGCAGGGGCACGCCTTCTCCCTCGACCTCGTCGGCCGCTCCCTCGGCGCGGGAAGCGCCGCCGTCGTCGCCGAGATCGAGCGCCTCCGCGCCGCAGGCCGGCCGCTGACCTGGCACGCCCACATCGACGACGCGGGCCTCGCCCGCGCCTACGCCGAGTCGTCCTTCACCGTCTTCCCCTCCCTCCGCGAGGGCTTCGGTCTCCCCATCCTCGAATCGCTCTGGCATGGCCGCCCCTGTCTCTGCTCCGCCGCCGGGGCGCTCGGCGAGGTCGCCGAGGGCGGCGGCTGCCTCACCGAGGGGATCGAGGCCGCAAACACGGCCTCCCTCGCCCACGGCATCGAGCGCCTCCTCTCCGATCCCGCGCTCCACGCCCGCCTCTTCGCCGAGGCTGCCGCCCGCCCCTTCCGCCGCTGGGGCGATTACGCCCGCGAACTCACCGCCCTGCTGGAGCAACACCGATGA
- a CDS encoding glycosyltransferase family 9 protein, translating to MSGNRSSLLAPLRFAGRLLTRGFLEFKRSHLLRTLPQREAAARRTYFQNPDARASGILVLQPADIGDMVLTSVFLRRLREAFPTERIVVVASPLPARLLQACPLIDAVAVLDAKGIAGPDWITHLYGHPGWWEAAAALREAHFPAVPPALAISLRGERDALAAAAQIALASSRAKLRVGYNLKNLYGTLRSKHPLDLGLGLPPSGHETARQLALLAAATGTAHSAVSLPELWIAPAAQAEADALWATLRDPSTPAYAVLGIGAGKPEKKWPKEHFASLARRLQDEKGFGIAFIGGPEDRADAEAIAALGQLDSRKTIHLAGILPLEVTAAFLGNAAVALFVGNDSGPMHLASATAAAYPVLGLFGPQDLERWRPLSPRFHALQEPDLATLSVDRVFAATEALLR from the coding sequence ATGAGCGGAAACCGATCCTCCCTCCTCGCCCCCCTCCGCTTCGCCGGACGCCTCCTCACGCGGGGCTTCCTCGAGTTCAAGCGGAGCCACCTCCTCCGCACCCTGCCGCAGCGGGAGGCCGCCGCGCGGCGGACCTATTTCCAAAATCCCGACGCCCGCGCCTCCGGCATCCTCGTCCTCCAGCCCGCCGACATCGGCGACATGGTCCTCACCTCGGTCTTCCTCCGCCGCCTCCGCGAGGCCTTTCCCACGGAACGGATCGTCGTCGTCGCCTCTCCCCTCCCCGCCCGCCTCCTCCAGGCCTGCCCACTCATCGACGCCGTCGCCGTTCTCGACGCCAAGGGGATCGCCGGTCCCGACTGGATCACCCACCTCTACGGCCATCCCGGCTGGTGGGAAGCCGCCGCCGCCCTCCGCGAGGCCCACTTCCCGGCCGTTCCGCCCGCCCTCGCGATCAGCCTGCGCGGGGAACGGGACGCCCTCGCCGCCGCCGCGCAGATCGCCCTCGCCTCCTCCCGCGCCAAACTCCGCGTCGGCTACAACCTGAAGAACCTCTACGGCACGCTCCGTTCCAAGCACCCGCTCGACCTCGGCCTCGGCCTCCCCCCCTCCGGCCACGAAACCGCGCGGCAACTCGCCCTGCTCGCCGCCGCCACCGGAACAGCGCACTCAGCCGTCTCCCTCCCCGAACTCTGGATCGCCCCCGCCGCCCAGGCCGAGGCCGACGCCCTCTGGGCCACGCTCCGCGACCCTTCCACCCCCGCCTACGCCGTCCTCGGCATCGGCGCGGGAAAGCCCGAGAAGAAATGGCCGAAGGAACACTTCGCCTCCCTCGCCCGCCGCCTGCAGGACGAGAAGGGATTCGGCATCGCCTTCATCGGCGGTCCCGAGGATCGCGCCGACGCCGAGGCCATCGCCGCGCTGGGCCAACTCGACTCCCGAAAGACGATCCACCTCGCCGGAATTCTCCCCCTCGAAGTCACCGCCGCCTTCCTCGGCAACGCGGCGGTGGCGCTCTTCGTTGGAAACGACTCGGGGCCGATGCACCTGGCCTCCGCGACCGCCGCGGCCTATCCCGTCCTCGGCCTCTTCGGGCCGCAGGACCTCGAGCGGTGGCGTCCGCTCTCCCCGCGCTTCCACGCCCTGCAGGAGCCCGACCTCGCCACGCTCTCCGTCGATCGCGTCTTCGCCGCAACCGAGGCCCTCCTGCGATGA
- the fmt gene encoding methionyl-tRNA formyltransferase encodes MKVVFIGTSEFGVPALDALVASPEHTVVGVVTQPDRPVGRQQKMTPSPIKEAAFKHHLKIFQPEQIKRDSVIKQIAYLRPDVIVVAAYGQILPKVILDLPQYGCLNLHASILPKFRGASPIQSAILAREKKSGVTVMWMNEGLDTGDVLLVGETPIKADDTAQTLHDRLALIGAKSLLTSLALIKKGKATRTSQSDLGVAASYAKKLTKEDGRIDWTKGKRDIDAHIRAMTPWPSAYTWVPDNMAGGTDQKMLKIFTTIFSHRAKGKPGEVVRVDKHGVLVSTGGTGGLLLREVQLEGKKRMHAAEFARGFNLAVGTILG; translated from the coding sequence ATGAAGGTTGTCTTTATCGGTACCTCGGAATTCGGGGTTCCCGCGCTCGACGCGCTCGTCGCCAGCCCCGAGCACACCGTGGTCGGCGTCGTCACCCAGCCGGACCGCCCCGTCGGCCGCCAGCAGAAGATGACCCCCTCCCCGATCAAGGAGGCCGCCTTCAAGCACCACCTGAAGATCTTCCAGCCGGAGCAGATCAAGCGGGACAGCGTGATCAAGCAGATCGCCTACCTCCGGCCCGACGTCATCGTCGTCGCCGCCTACGGCCAGATCCTGCCGAAGGTGATCCTCGACCTGCCCCAATACGGCTGCCTCAACCTCCACGCCTCGATCCTCCCGAAGTTCCGCGGGGCCTCGCCGATCCAGTCGGCGATCCTCGCCCGGGAGAAGAAGAGCGGCGTGACGGTGATGTGGATGAACGAGGGCCTCGACACCGGGGACGTCCTCCTCGTCGGCGAGACGCCGATCAAGGCCGACGACACCGCGCAGACCCTCCACGACCGGCTCGCCCTGATCGGGGCGAAGTCGCTCCTCACCTCCCTCGCACTCATCAAGAAGGGGAAGGCGACCCGCACCTCCCAGTCCGACCTCGGCGTCGCCGCCTCCTACGCGAAGAAGCTGACGAAGGAGGACGGCCGGATCGACTGGACGAAGGGGAAGCGCGACATCGACGCCCACATCCGGGCGATGACGCCGTGGCCCTCCGCCTACACCTGGGTGCCCGACAACATGGCGGGCGGCACCGACCAGAAGATGCTGAAGATCTTCACCACCATCTTCTCCCACCGCGCGAAGGGGAAGCCGGGCGAGGTCGTCCGCGTCGACAAGCACGGCGTCCTCGTCTCGACGGGCGGGACCGGCGGCCTCCTCCTGCGCGAGGTCCAGCTCGAGGGGAAGAAGCGGATGCACGCCGCCGAGTTCGCCCGCGGGTTCAACCTCGCCGTCGGGACGATTCTGGGCTAA